One region of Mangifera indica cultivar Alphonso chromosome 3, CATAS_Mindica_2.1, whole genome shotgun sequence genomic DNA includes:
- the LOC123210988 gene encoding uncharacterized protein LOC123210988 has product MERNMCRRDCFGRALLKYAIGHSFCIRTATNRAPEASVSNINVLVKSGRASTGAEVIACYKFSKARCVSSSHSKESFLSSLKSSFILFNLLAQLTEIVHCLVVR; this is encoded by the exons ATGGAAAGGAATATGTGCAGACGAGATTGTTTTGGAAGAGCTTTACTGAAATATGCGATTGGCCATTCTTTTTGCATAAGAACAGCGACTAATCGTGCACCTGAAGCATCGGTTTCCAATATAAATGTCTTAGTGAAATCCGGGAGAGCCAGCACTGGTGCTGAAGTCATTGCTTGTTACAAATTCTCAAAAGCTAGATGTGTCTCATCATCCCATTCAAAGGAGTCTTTCTTAAGCAGCCTG AAATCTTCCTTCATCCTCTTCAATCTTCTTGCTCAATTGACTGAAATAGTTCATTGCTTG GTGGTAAGATGA
- the LOC123210008 gene encoding mavicyanin, with protein MKHTQMASLLSLFAISILLLALIHGGFGVEASKQFKVGDDFGWQEPSMNNTGIYSHWASSHRFRVGDSLFFEYNNDSILEVDKWGFYHCNASGAIIAFNNGKSVIKLDRPGPVYFISGVHDHCKNGQRFIVEVMGSHSRSPPAIIAAPPEPFLAPGPLQSSAKPVSVIVYSVFMALVVTFATIIWCAA; from the exons ATGAAGCACACACAAATGGCCTCTCTTTTGAGTCTCTTTGCCATTAGTATTCTGCTCTTAGCTCTCATTCATGGCGGGTTTGGCGTCGAAGCAAGTAAACAGTTCAAAGTGGGCGATGACTTCGGCTGGCAAGAGCCTAGCATGAACAATACTGGGATCTACAGCCACTGGGCATCAAGTCATAGGTTCCGTGTTGGGGACTCTCTTT TTTTTGAGTACAACAATGATTCAATCCTTGAAGTGGACAAATGGGGTTTTTACCATTGCAATGCAAGCGGGGCCATCATCGCCTTCAACAATGGCAAGAGTGTTATCAAGCTTGACAGGCCAGGGCCTGTCTACTTCATCAGTGGAGTTCATGATCACTGCAAGAATGGCCAGCGATTCATTGTCGAGGTGATGGGTTCGCACTCAAGGTCGCCTCCAGCGATTATTGCAGCTCCTCCTGAACCATTTCTGGCGCCAGGGCCTCTTCAAAGCTCAGCCAAACCTGTTTCAGTGATTGTTTATTCGGTTTTTATGGCACTTGTTGTTACATTTGCAACAATTATATGGTGTGCAGCATAA
- the LOC123210987 gene encoding ruBisCO large subunit-binding protein subunit beta, chloroplastic-like isoform X1 has product MASSITATSSVVSVASPHCGRMDDKILSSLSRLLSLASISSSSFVGRRKDVNLQKRRSLKVKAIAKELHFNQDGDTIKKVQLSWQLVVGVICGQRISFVNHYLTNSFISDCCKQAYRFNGCYPLSEREECVLDSRNGCPKIVNDGVCCERGILIIEQLAPVSVHSRHCIY; this is encoded by the coding sequence ATGGCATCATCTATTACTGCCACATCCTCTGTTGTGTCCGTCGCATCTCCTCATTGTGGTAGAATGGATGATAAGATTTTGAGTTCTTTGAGTAGATTGTTGTCATTGGCTTCCATATCTTCAAGTTCCTTCGTTGGTAGGAGAAAGGATGTAAATCTGCAGAAAAGGAGGTCTCTTAAGGTCAAGGCAATCGCCAAGGAACTGCACTTTAACCAGGATGGTGATACTATTAAGAAGGTACAATTAAGTTGGCAGTTGGTAGTCGGTGTAATTTGTGGGCAAAGAATCAGCTTTGTTAATCATTACCTTACTAATTCTTTCATTTCAGACTGCTGTAAACAAGCTTACAGATTTAATGGGTGTTACCCCTTGTCTGAAAGGGAGGAATGTGTTTTAGACAGCAGGAATGGATGCCCAAAAATTGTTAATGATGGTGTCTGTTGTGAAAGAGGTATACTTATCATTGAGCAATTAGCACCTGTTTCAGTCCATAGCCGGCATTGCATATATTAA
- the LOC123210984 gene encoding ruBisCO large subunit-binding protein subunit beta-2-like, which produces ISFFELHIKVGAQTETELKEKKLRVKDALNGTKAAVEEVIVVDGGCTLLWLAAKVDPIKQTLDNDEQKVGADTVKRAVSYPMKLIAMDEFHYLLCVSSHFRFYPVTTLSMVTLLQENMKISWLLVSLIQQRSLLS; this is translated from the exons atatcATTTTTTGAGTTACATATCAAGGTTGGAGCACAAACAGAAACAGAgcttaaagaaaagaaattgagagTAAAAGATGCTCTTAATGGAACTAAG GCAGCAGTAGAGGAAGTTATTGTTGTTGATGGAGGATGCACCCTGCTGTGGCTTGCAGCGAAAGTTGATCCCATTAAACAAACTCTTGACAATGATGAGCAAAAG GTTGGAGCGGATACTGTTAAAAGAGCAGTGAGCTACCCTATGAAGTTAATTGCTATGGATGAATTTCATTATCTTCTGTGTGTTTCTTCTCATTTTAGGTTCTATCCAGTGACAACCCTAAGTATGGTTACGCTGCTGCAGGAAAATATGAAGATTTCATGGTTGCTGGTATCATTGATCCAGCAAAG AAGCCTGTTAAGTTAG
- the LOC123210987 gene encoding ruBisCO large subunit-binding protein subunit beta, chloroplastic-like isoform X2 — protein MASSITATSSVVSVASPHCGRMDDKILSSLSRLLSLASISSSSFVGRRKDVNLQKRRSLKVKAIAKELHFNQDGDTIKKTAVNKLTDLMGVTPCLKGRNVF, from the exons ATGGCATCATCTATTACTGCCACATCCTCTGTTGTGTCCGTCGCATCTCCTCATTGTGGTAGAATGGATGATAAGATTTTGAGTTCTTTGAGTAGATTGTTGTCATTGGCTTCCATATCTTCAAGTTCCTTCGTTGGTAGGAGAAAGGATGTAAATCTGCAGAAAAGGAGGTCTCTTAAGGTCAAGGCAATCGCCAAGGAACTGCACTTTAACCAGGATGGTGATACTATTAAGAAG ACTGCTGTAAACAAGCTTACAGATTTAATGGGTGTTACCCCTTGTCTGAAAGGGAGGAATGTGTTTTAG
- the LOC123210985 gene encoding DNA repair protein RadA, whose amino-acid sequence MGSVLFGIGVMLVKLQLRKLKWRKEREKENDNIPHFMFHICPSFENLRGFFPCKTLQNLKLSLPITCNSHKMKSTLRCFNSPKHILPLLKPTHSLSRRFPQNSRQIHSVNPRLCSEPDSSLPPKTQNPPRLWSIYDPVIAGLVTKTTVNVSEEAREPEPASAPESSVGDDLERERINGKLRSQSSGDLEQPHVKKKPSLGVRDIVGNKKRGRGNRVNWVCADCGHTDGQWWGTCRSCESVGTMKKFSEGESGNGHVVERAWLPQKPEQVQPMRLRDVNRGINQLNWRIPMYGSFGDEVARVLGGGLVPGSLVLVGGDPGVGKSTLLLQMAAIIAEGRDVGEPAPVVYVSGEESVEQIGNRADRMEIETEELFLYSSTDVEDIIEKVQPLSPRVLIIDSIQTVYLKEVPGSAGGLVQVRECTSALLRFAKKSNIPVLLAGHVTKSGDIAGPRVLEHIVDAVLYMEGEKCSSYRLLRAVKNRFGSIDELGVFEMTKSGLQVVSSPSQMFLSEQHSDSNVLAGLAVAVIMDGTRAFLIEIQALCVSGSTVSRHFNGIQASRADMIVSVLMKQAGLKLQENAIFLNVVSGVALTETSGDLAVAAAICSSFLEFPIPNGIAFIGEIGLSGELRMVPGMEKRASTVAKLGYEKCIVPESAEKSLASIGLERMKIIGCKNLKEVINIVFTAH is encoded by the exons ATGGGGTCTGTGTTGTTCGGTATAGGGGTTATGCTGGTTAAACTCCAATTGAGGAAGTTGAAGTGGAGGAAAGAGCGGGAAAAA GAAAACGACAATATCCCACATTTTATGTTTCATATATGCCCTTCTTTTGAAAACTTGCGCGGTTTCTTCCCCTGCAAAACCTTACAAAACCTCAAGTTATCTCTTCCTATTACTTGCAATTCCCACAAAATGAAATCAACTCTCAGATGCTTCAACTCTCCTAAACATATTCTCCCACTCCTTAAACCAACCCACTCTCTTTCCCGCCGATTTCCTCAAAATTCCCGCCAAATCCACTCTGTCAACCCTCGTCTCTGCTCCGAACCCGACTCCAGCCTTCCACCCAAAACCCAAAATCCCCCTCGTTTATGGTCTATTTATGATCCTGTCATTGCCGGTCTGGTAACCAAAACGACGGTTAATGTCAGTGAAGAAGCTCGAGAGCCAGAGCCGGCCTCAGCGCCGGAGTCGAGTGTTGGTGATGATTTAGAGAGGGAAAGAATTAATGGGAAGTTAAGAAGTCAAAGTTCAGGGGATTTGGAGCAACCCCACGTGAAGAAAAAGCCTAGTTTGGGTGTTAGAGACATAGTAGGAAATAAGAAGAGAGGGAGGGGCAATAGAGTAAATTGGGTTTGTGCAGACTGTGGCCACACGGACGGCCAGTGGTGGGGGACATGCCGGTCGTGTGAGAGCGTGGGCACGATGAAAAAATTTTCTGAAGGGGAGAGTGGAAATGGACACGTGGTGGAGAGAGCTTGGCTGCCGCAGAAGCCGGAGCAGGTGCAGCCAATGCGTTTGCGAGATGTGAATAGGGGAATTAATCAGTTGAATTGGAGAATTCCTAT GTATGGATCCTTCGGGGATGAAGTTGCCAGGGTGCTTGGCGGTGGTCTTGTTCCag GCTCTTTAGTTTTGGTTGGTGGTGATCCTGGTGTTGGCAAGAGCACACTGTTGTTGCAG ATGGCCGCAATAATAGCTGAAGGCCGTGATGTTGGTGAACCTGCTCCGGTTGTGTATGTCTCTGGTGAAGAG AGTGTTGAGCAAATTGGAAATAGAGCTGATCGGATGGAGATTGAAACGGAGGAACTTTTCTTGTATTCCAGTACTGATGTTGAG GACATAATAGAAAAAGTTCAGCCCCTTTCCCCTCGAGTGCTAataattgattcaattcaaacagTTTATTTAAAGGAAGTTCCTGGAAGTGCCGGAGGGCTCGTGCAG GTGAGGGAATGTACTTCAGCCTTGCTACGTTTCGCAAAGAAGTCTAACATCCCGGTTCTTTTG GCTGGGCATGTGACAAAATCTGGTGACATAGCTGGGCCTCGTGTTCTCGAGCACATTGTCGATGCTGTCTTATATATGGAA GGTGAGAAGTGCTCATCTTATCGTCTGCTTCGAGCTGTGAAGAATCGTTTCGGGTCCATTGATGAG CTTGGGGTATTTGAAATGACTAAATCAGGACTGCAAGTTGTTTCAAGCCCCAGTCAGATGTTTTTAAGTGAGCAGCACTCAGATTCTAATGTTTTAGCTGGACTTGCTGTTGCTGTTATTATGGATGGTACTCGGGCATTCCTTATTGAAATTCAG GCTTTATGTGTGTCTGGCTCAACAGTTTCAAGACATTTTAATGGTATCCAGGCAAGCAGAGCTGACATGATTGTTtca GTTCTCATGAAGCAAGCTGGTCTGAAGCTTCAAGAAAAC GCCATATTTCTAAATGTTGTTAGTGGGGTGGCCCTGACAGAGACTTCGGGTGATCTCGCTGTAGCTGCAGCAATTTGTAGCAG TTTCTTGGAGTTCCCTATTCCTAATGGCATTGCATTCATAGGCGAAATTGGCCTTAGTGGTGAGCTTCGCATG GTACCAGGTATGGAGAAAAGAGCAAGTACAGTGGCAAAACTAGGATATGAAAAATGTATAGTCCCCGAATCAGCAGAGAAATCTCTAGCAAGTATAGGTTTGGAGAGGATGAAAATCATAGGCTGCAAGAATCTGAAAGAGGTCATCAACATTGTGTTTACAGCCCATTGA